The Mycolicibacterium mageritense genome contains a region encoding:
- a CDS encoding class I SAM-dependent methyltransferase — MAYMAGHTADIARMPRGGFDASCLDRLLETDRPEYLDRDDVDDATKRQVIEALDWTGRFFKTHERFAAIALELLADVADPRILELGAGHGGLSRQLLQDHPSAHVTVSDVDADSVAQIAAGDLGSHRRARVAHVDATEIDAADGSYDLAVFALSFHHLPPAQASRVFAEGTRVADTLLIIDLPRPPAPLHLLRLATMLPAAPFLPFVHDGIISSLRCYSPSALRSLARHADPAITLELRSGLYSPQIVIARRG, encoded by the coding sequence ATGGCTTACATGGCCGGCCACACCGCAGATATCGCGCGCATGCCCCGAGGCGGGTTCGATGCGTCGTGCCTGGATCGCTTGCTGGAGACCGACCGGCCCGAATACCTCGACCGCGACGACGTCGACGACGCGACCAAACGGCAGGTGATCGAAGCCCTGGACTGGACCGGCCGGTTCTTCAAAACCCACGAACGGTTCGCCGCGATCGCCCTCGAGCTGCTCGCCGACGTCGCCGATCCGCGGATCCTGGAGCTCGGCGCCGGGCACGGCGGACTGTCCCGGCAACTGCTGCAGGACCATCCGTCCGCGCATGTGACGGTATCCGACGTCGACGCCGACTCCGTGGCCCAGATCGCCGCGGGCGACCTCGGCAGCCATCGCCGCGCGCGCGTCGCCCACGTTGATGCCACCGAAATCGACGCCGCCGACGGCAGTTACGACCTCGCGGTGTTCGCGCTGTCGTTCCACCACCTGCCGCCCGCGCAGGCATCCCGCGTTTTCGCGGAGGGCACGCGCGTGGCCGACACGCTGTTGATCATCGACCTGCCGCGGCCGCCTGCCCCGCTGCACCTGCTGCGGCTCGCGACCATGCTGCCCGCGGCTCCGTTCCTGCCGTTCGTGCACGACGGCATCATCAGCTCACTGCGCTGCTACAGCCCGTCGGCGTTGCGTAGCCTCGCCCGGCACGCGGACCCCGCGATCACGCTCGAACTGCGCAGCGGCCTGTACTCGCCGCAGATCGTGATCGCCCGGCGCGGTTAG
- the glpK gene encoding glycerol kinase GlpK: MADFVAAIDQGTTSTRCMIFDHSGAEVGRHQLEHEQILPRAGWVEHNPVEIWERTAAVIMTALNRTNLSHGDLAALGITNQRETSLVWNRRTGRPYHNAIVWQDTRTDRIAAALDRDERGQTIRRKAGLPPATYFSGGKLQWILENVDGVRADAEKGDAIFGTADSWVAWQLTGGTRGGVHVTDVTNASRTMLMNLETLDWDDELLSFFGIPRQMLPEIKPSSHPDAYGATTSTGPMAGEVPLTGILGDQQAAMVGQVCLQAGEAKNTYGTGNFLLLNTGENIVRSDNGLLTTVCYQFAARDGSPAKPVYALEGSIAVTGSAVQWLRDQLGIISGASQSESLARQVADNGGVYFVPAFSGLFAPYWRSDARGAIVGLSRFNTNAHLARATLEAICYQSRDVVDAMEADSGVHLEVLKVDGGITANALCMQIQADVLGVDVVKPVVAETTALGAAYAAGLAVGFWDSADDLRANWQEGQRWSPQWSSEQRADGYAGWRKAVQRTLDWVDIE; this comes from the coding sequence GTGGCCGACTTTGTCGCAGCAATCGACCAGGGCACCACCAGCACGCGTTGCATGATCTTCGACCATTCGGGTGCCGAGGTGGGCCGCCACCAACTCGAACACGAGCAGATCCTGCCGAGGGCAGGGTGGGTCGAGCACAATCCCGTGGAGATCTGGGAACGCACGGCCGCGGTGATCATGACCGCGCTCAACAGGACCAACCTGAGCCACGGCGATCTCGCGGCCCTCGGCATCACCAATCAGCGCGAGACGTCGCTGGTGTGGAACCGGCGTACCGGACGGCCGTACCACAACGCGATCGTCTGGCAGGACACGCGCACCGACCGGATCGCGGCCGCGCTGGACCGCGACGAGCGGGGCCAGACCATCCGGCGCAAGGCCGGGCTGCCGCCCGCCACCTACTTCTCTGGCGGCAAGCTGCAGTGGATCCTGGAGAACGTCGACGGCGTGCGCGCCGACGCCGAGAAGGGCGACGCGATCTTCGGTACCGCCGACAGCTGGGTGGCCTGGCAGCTGACCGGGGGGACGCGCGGCGGTGTCCATGTCACCGACGTCACCAACGCCAGCCGCACCATGCTGATGAACCTGGAGACCCTCGACTGGGACGATGAGTTGTTGTCGTTTTTCGGGATTCCGCGTCAGATGCTGCCCGAGATCAAGCCGTCGTCGCACCCCGACGCGTACGGTGCGACCACGAGCACCGGCCCGATGGCCGGTGAGGTGCCGCTGACCGGCATCCTCGGCGATCAGCAGGCCGCGATGGTCGGGCAGGTGTGTCTGCAGGCTGGGGAGGCCAAGAACACCTACGGCACAGGCAATTTCCTGCTGCTCAACACCGGCGAGAACATCGTGCGGTCCGACAACGGTCTGCTGACCACGGTGTGTTACCAGTTTGCGGCCAGAGACGGGAGCCCAGCGAAACCGGTTTACGCGCTTGAGGGTTCGATCGCCGTCACCGGATCGGCCGTGCAGTGGCTGCGCGATCAGCTGGGCATCATCAGCGGCGCGTCGCAGAGCGAGTCGCTGGCCCGCCAGGTCGCCGACAACGGCGGGGTGTACTTCGTGCCCGCGTTCTCGGGGCTGTTCGCGCCGTACTGGCGCTCGGACGCACGCGGCGCGATCGTCGGGCTCTCGCGGTTCAACACCAACGCCCATCTGGCGCGCGCGACGCTCGAGGCGATCTGCTACCAGAGCCGCGACGTGGTCGATGCCATGGAGGCCGATTCCGGTGTGCACCTTGAGGTTTTGAAGGTCGACGGCGGCATCACCGCCAACGCGCTGTGCATGCAGATCCAGGCCGACGTTTTGGGGGTCGACGTGGTCAAGCCCGTGGTCGCGGAGACCACCGCGCTCGGCGCGGCATATGCGGCCGGGTTGGCGGTCGGTTTCTGGGACAGCGCCGATGATCTGCGGGCGAACTGGCAGGAAGGCCAGCGGTGGAGCCCGCAGTGGAGCTCTGAGCAACGCGCCGACGGCTATGCGGGCTGGCGGAAAGCCGTTCAGCGCACGCTGGATTGGGTCGACATCGAGTGA
- a CDS encoding PadR family transcriptional regulator yields MSTPFTPPGGFGFGFGPGDHAARRAMHHQRRAARRELREQMRAHVHEAREQGVDPSCETGFSPGFGPGRGGFEFGFDPRGGFGFGFGPGPRGRRGGGPGRGRRGRRGDVRAAILALLTERPMHGYEMIQEIAERSQNLWRPSPGSVYPTLQLLVDEGLIAATEAEGSKKLFELTAEGREAAEKVDTPPWTQITEDLEDEAPNALKLRGAVGQLMGAVAQSAYTANEEQQQRIVDIVNNARREIYQILGEE; encoded by the coding sequence ATGAGCACCCCATTCACACCACCAGGCGGCTTCGGATTCGGGTTCGGCCCGGGTGACCACGCCGCCCGCCGCGCCATGCACCACCAGCGCCGCGCGGCCCGCCGCGAGTTGCGCGAGCAGATGCGCGCCCACGTCCACGAGGCCCGCGAACAGGGCGTCGACCCCAGCTGCGAGACCGGGTTCAGCCCCGGCTTCGGCCCCGGACGCGGCGGCTTCGAGTTCGGCTTCGACCCGCGTGGCGGCTTCGGGTTCGGTTTCGGCCCCGGGCCCCGCGGCCGTCGAGGCGGCGGACCCGGCCGCGGCAGGCGAGGCCGGCGCGGTGATGTCCGCGCCGCGATCCTGGCGCTGCTGACCGAACGACCCATGCACGGCTACGAGATGATCCAGGAGATCGCCGAACGCAGCCAGAACCTCTGGCGCCCCAGCCCCGGCTCGGTCTACCCGACGCTGCAGCTGCTGGTCGACGAGGGTCTGATCGCGGCCACCGAGGCCGAGGGCAGCAAGAAGCTGTTCGAACTCACCGCCGAGGGACGCGAGGCCGCCGAGAAGGTCGACACGCCTCCGTGGACGCAGATCACCGAAGACCTGGAAGATGAGGCCCCGAACGCCCTCAAGTTGCGCGGAGCGGTCGGCCAGTTGATGGGCGCCGTCGCGCAGTCGGCGTACACCGCCAACGAGGAGCAACAACAGCGCATCGTCGACATCGTCAACAACGCCCGCCGCGAGATCTACCAAATCCTCGGCGAGGAGTGA
- a CDS encoding PadR family transcriptional regulator — protein sequence MSLRMAALGLLAQHPGSGYDLLRRFEKSMANVWPATQSQLYGELNKLAGAGLIEASAVGPRGRKEYRVTEAGRAELLRWITNPADDPPERSAGLLRIFLLDELPRDQARAHLLGLAHHSESEVERLKQLEASIDWDADEDTYGHAALEYGLRFNAMQAQWARDVAARLDK from the coding sequence ATGAGTCTGCGAATGGCGGCACTCGGCCTGTTGGCCCAGCACCCCGGCAGCGGGTACGACCTGCTGAGACGCTTCGAGAAGTCGATGGCGAACGTGTGGCCGGCCACCCAGAGCCAGCTCTACGGCGAGCTGAACAAGCTGGCCGGCGCCGGGCTCATCGAGGCGTCGGCCGTCGGCCCGCGCGGCCGCAAGGAATACCGGGTCACGGAGGCGGGCCGCGCCGAACTGCTGCGCTGGATCACCAATCCGGCCGACGACCCGCCCGAGCGCAGCGCGGGGCTGCTGCGGATCTTCCTGTTGGACGAACTTCCGCGAGACCAGGCGCGCGCCCACCTCCTCGGCCTGGCCCACCATTCAGAATCCGAGGTCGAGCGCCTCAAACAGCTGGAGGCCTCGATCGACTGGGACGCCGACGAGGACACCTATGGGCACGCAGCCCTCGAATACGGCCTGCGCTTCAACGCCATGCAGGCCCAGTGGGCCCGAGACGTCGCCGCGCGGCTCGACAAATAA
- a CDS encoding carotenoid oxygenase family protein — MTSALPIGETEFFRRGNYAPVADELTEYDLPVDGAIPPELDGWYLRNGPNPRQATAHWFTGDGMIHGVRIEGGAAKWYRNRWVRTDSFIEDFPLYNADGTRNLRAAVANTHVVNHAGKTLALVESSLPYEITNDLETVGAYDFGGKLVDSMTAHPKICPTTGELHFFGYGSIFEPYVTYHRADANGELTINRPVDVKAHTMMHDFAMTSGHVIFMDLPVVFDLDVAIKGEGDMPYRWSDTYGARLGVLRRDDPFGTIRWFDIEPCYVFHVANSFDSGNSIVLQAVRYPELWRNDGGFDVEGVLWEWRIDLTAGTVSERQLDDLGVEFPRIDDRLAGLDARYTVAVGGSSWLRYDLSTGAAVRHDLGTGGPGEAVFVPGAGAADESNGWYLGYVYDPERDGSDLVILDATDFGGKPVARIKLPQRVPYGFHGNWITG; from the coding sequence ATGACTTCAGCCCTGCCGATTGGCGAAACCGAATTCTTCCGGCGCGGCAACTACGCGCCTGTCGCAGACGAACTCACCGAATACGACCTGCCCGTCGACGGCGCGATCCCGCCCGAACTCGATGGCTGGTACCTGCGCAACGGGCCGAACCCGCGCCAGGCCACCGCGCACTGGTTCACCGGTGACGGCATGATCCACGGCGTCCGGATCGAGGGCGGTGCGGCCAAGTGGTACCGCAACCGATGGGTGCGCACCGACAGCTTCATAGAGGACTTCCCGCTCTACAACGCCGACGGCACCCGCAACCTGCGCGCCGCGGTCGCCAACACCCACGTGGTCAACCACGCCGGGAAAACCCTCGCGCTCGTGGAATCGTCGCTGCCCTACGAGATCACGAACGATCTGGAAACCGTGGGGGCCTACGACTTCGGCGGAAAGCTCGTCGACTCGATGACGGCCCACCCCAAGATCTGCCCGACGACGGGCGAACTGCACTTCTTCGGCTACGGCAGCATCTTCGAGCCCTACGTCACCTACCACCGTGCCGACGCCAACGGGGAGCTGACCATCAACCGGCCCGTGGACGTCAAGGCGCACACCATGATGCACGACTTCGCGATGACGTCGGGGCACGTGATCTTCATGGACCTGCCTGTGGTCTTCGACCTCGACGTCGCGATCAAGGGTGAAGGTGACATGCCCTACCGGTGGAGCGACACGTACGGGGCCCGCCTCGGTGTGCTGCGCCGCGACGACCCGTTCGGCACGATCCGTTGGTTCGACATCGAACCGTGCTACGTGTTCCACGTCGCCAACTCCTTCGATTCTGGCAATTCGATTGTGCTGCAGGCAGTTCGCTATCCCGAGCTGTGGCGTAACGACGGCGGTTTCGACGTCGAAGGCGTGCTGTGGGAATGGCGGATCGACCTGACCGCGGGCACCGTCAGCGAACGTCAGCTCGACGACCTCGGCGTGGAGTTCCCGCGCATCGACGACCGGTTGGCCGGCCTGGACGCGCGCTACACCGTCGCGGTCGGCGGCAGTTCGTGGCTGCGTTACGACCTGAGCACCGGTGCGGCCGTGCGGCACGATCTCGGTACCGGCGGGCCGGGGGAGGCCGTGTTCGTGCCGGGTGCCGGTGCCGCCGACGAGAGCAACGGCTGGTACCTCGGATATGTCTACGACCCCGAACGTGACGGCAGCGACCTGGTGATCCTCGACGCCACTGACTTCGGGGGCAAGCCCGTCGCGAGAATCAAACTGCCGCAGCGTGTTCCCTACGGTTTTCACGGCAACTGGATCACCGGGTAA